One stretch of Echeneis naucrates chromosome 11, fEcheNa1.1, whole genome shotgun sequence DNA includes these proteins:
- the LOC115051481 gene encoding hepatoma-derived growth factor, with the protein MPRSNRQKEYKPGDLVFAKMKGYPHWPARIDELPEGAVKSPSNKYQVFFFGTHETAFLGAKDLFPYDECKEKFGKANKRKGFAEGLWEIENNPTVTHEAYESSKKDNASEGAGDTGSSEKVDAEGSSDEDEGALVIDEKNERAGTKRKAGESTEASPKRPKDSGAEGDSKVDSNKSNAEAKLNDVAGPKATAPSSQSESKPEAQENAPVGGQLTADKPVTDSA; encoded by the exons ATGCCGAGGTCCAACAGGCAAAAGGAATACAAACCGGGAGACCTGGTGTTTGCTAAAATGAAGGGGTACCCGCACTGGCCTGCGAGG ATTGATGAGTTACCTGAAGGAGCAGTGAAATCGCCCTCAAACAAATACCAGGTGTTCTTTTTTGGAACACATGAGAC GGCATTCCTGGGGGCCAAGGATTTGTTCCCATACGATGAATGTAAGGAGAAATTTGGAAAGGCAAACAAGAGGAAGGGATTTGCTGAGGGACTCTGGGAGATTGAAAACAACCCCACTGTCACACATGAAGCCTACGAG TCATCGAAGAAAGACAATGCATCAGAAGGAGCAGGGGATACAGGAAGTTCGGAGAAAGTAGATGCTGAGGGCAGCAGTGATGAGGATGAAGGGGCCCTGGTCATTGATGAGAAGAACGAGAGGGCAGGAACCAAACGAAAAGCAGGGGAATCCACAGAG GCATCTCCCAAGCGGCCGAAAGATTCAGGAGCAGAGGGTGACTCTAAAGTAGACAGCAACAAGTCTAATGCAGAGGCCAAGCTCAACGATGTGGCTGGACCCAAGGCAACTGCTCCCTCCTCACAGAGTGAGTCAAAACCTGAGGCCCAGGAAAATGCTCCAGTAGGAGGACAACTAACAGCAGATAAG CCTGTGACAGATAGCGCTTAA